One Leifsonia shinshuensis DNA window includes the following coding sequences:
- a CDS encoding LacI family DNA-binding transcriptional regulator, with the protein MAATRREVAEAAGVSVRTVSNVVNGFDHVAPATRERVLRVIHELEYQPSELARSLKVGRSGLIGLMLPELDTAYFAELTRAFVEGGAERGLTVVVDQTDGDRERELALLRRTAGGSLFDALALSPLALRAEDLEALAAGPLVFLGEDEFPGYDKVMIDNFQAAREAVEHLLAQGRRRIAAIGAERSHRAASSQRLAGYRAAIGAHADLGLPEIVEYVEGFRRPEGAAAMRRLLDSGERFDAIFCFSDALALGALRTLHEAGVSVPDEVAVVGWDDIEDGRFSIPSLTTVSPDKQWLAETALDRIVRRLAGEKLEPEVLVAPHRLVVRESAPGAPAAPTASGAPAAPTASGAPATPTASGAPATPATPTASGAPATPATPTASSAPATPATPTASSAPAAPTAPTTPPTPPAASPNPASPTPH; encoded by the coding sequence ATGGCGGCGACACGTCGTGAGGTGGCAGAGGCCGCGGGCGTCTCGGTCCGGACCGTCTCCAACGTCGTCAACGGCTTCGACCATGTCGCGCCCGCGACCCGTGAGCGCGTGCTCCGCGTCATCCATGAGCTCGAGTACCAGCCGAGCGAGCTCGCGCGCAGCCTCAAGGTGGGGCGGTCCGGCCTCATCGGGCTGATGCTCCCGGAGCTCGACACCGCCTACTTCGCGGAGCTCACCCGCGCTTTCGTCGAGGGCGGCGCCGAGCGCGGCCTGACCGTCGTCGTCGACCAGACCGACGGCGACCGCGAGCGCGAGCTCGCCCTGCTGCGCCGGACGGCCGGGGGCTCGCTCTTCGACGCGCTCGCGCTGAGTCCGCTCGCCCTGCGCGCCGAGGATCTCGAGGCGCTCGCTGCGGGGCCGCTGGTCTTCCTCGGTGAGGATGAGTTCCCGGGCTACGACAAGGTGATGATCGACAACTTCCAGGCCGCTCGGGAGGCGGTCGAGCACCTGCTCGCGCAGGGCCGCCGACGCATCGCCGCGATCGGCGCCGAGCGCAGCCACCGCGCCGCCAGCTCGCAGCGCCTCGCGGGCTACCGCGCGGCGATCGGCGCCCACGCCGACCTCGGCCTCCCCGAGATCGTCGAGTATGTGGAGGGCTTCCGCCGGCCGGAGGGCGCCGCGGCGATGCGCCGTCTGCTCGACAGTGGGGAGCGCTTCGACGCGATCTTCTGCTTCTCCGACGCGCTCGCGCTCGGCGCGCTGCGGACCCTGCACGAGGCAGGTGTATCCGTCCCCGACGAGGTGGCGGTGGTCGGCTGGGACGACATCGAGGACGGCCGCTTCTCGATCCCGTCGCTCACGACGGTGAGCCCGGACAAGCAGTGGCTGGCGGAGACGGCGCTCGACCGGATCGTCCGCCGACTCGCCGGCGAGAAGCTGGAGCCCGAGGTGCTCGTGGCGCCGCACCGGCTCGTGGTGAGGGAGAGCGCCCCGGGTGCGCCGGCCGCGCCGACTGCGTCGGGTGCGCCGGCCGCGCCGACTGCGTCGGGTGCACCAGCGACGCCGACTGCGTCGGGTGCACCGGCCACACCTGCGACGCCAACTGCGTCGGGTGCACCGGCCACACCTGCGACGCCGACTGCGTCGAGTGCACCGGCCACACCTGCGACGCCGACTGCGTCGAGTGCACCGGCCGCGCCGACCGCGCCGACCACGCCACCCACGCCACCCGCAGCATCCCCGAACCCCGCCTCACCCACCCCTCACTGA
- a CDS encoding glycoside hydrolase family 2 protein — protein sequence MTFASREIEQGGDAPGAQAMPRPEYPRPQFVRERWLNLNGVWSFGFGAGDLREAAQTVITPAPTTWNLDRDILVPFAPESERSGIGSTDFHPAVRYQRTVEVPADWSGDRLLLHFGAVDFDTTVWVNDIEVGRHRGGFTPFTIDITDAVARSAARASAVDDAITRDTVGLATHPTAARNARVTPDAFGLATHPTDALNARITPDTTTPPAAATFTLSVLAEDDHLTIQARGKQSRRPENYEAFYTRTTGIWQTVWLEPVAPAHFGRPVIRPDLPSSSFAVELDVVSPSAGLTARVDIRDADGLVVTREVEVTAQVKPVLTLPIPADRLRPWSPEDPHLYTVRFTLLRGEAVVDILDSYAGMRSIAIDGRRVLLNGRPVFQRLVLDQGYWPDTLMTAPSDDALVADIELGMAAGFNGARLHQKVFEERYLFHADRLGYLVWGEFADWGAKVGPGGPQEPTLSFVTEWVEALTRDLSHPSIVGWCPLNETFEPLTDRLTVLDDATKALYAITKAIDPTRPVIDASGYSHRVPGADIYDSHLYEQDPDVFAQRMGGLADGRPYVNTALDGAEWSVPYAGQPYFCSEFGGIWWSDSDRTGDDSWGYGEAPRTREEWLDRFRRLVDTLLDDPGMFGYCFTQLTDVFQEKNGVLDFRRVPKFDLRLLRDIQSRPPAYELDDVPPLDP from the coding sequence GTGACATTTGCATCGAGGGAAATCGAACAGGGCGGCGACGCTCCCGGAGCCCAGGCAATGCCGCGCCCGGAGTATCCGCGTCCGCAGTTCGTGCGTGAGCGCTGGCTGAACCTCAACGGCGTGTGGAGCTTCGGCTTCGGCGCAGGGGACCTCCGCGAGGCTGCGCAGACCGTCATCACCCCCGCCCCGACGACGTGGAACCTCGACCGCGACATCCTCGTCCCGTTCGCCCCCGAGTCGGAGCGCTCCGGCATCGGCAGCACCGACTTCCACCCCGCGGTCCGTTACCAGCGCACCGTCGAGGTCCCGGCCGACTGGTCCGGCGACCGTCTCCTCCTCCACTTCGGCGCCGTCGACTTCGACACCACGGTGTGGGTGAACGACATCGAGGTCGGGCGTCACCGCGGCGGCTTCACCCCCTTCACGATCGACATCACGGACGCCGTCGCCCGCTCCGCCGCACGGGCTTCGGCCGTCGACGACGCGATCACCCGCGACACCGTCGGGCTCGCGACGCACCCGACGGCCGCACGCAACGCCCGGGTCACCCCCGACGCCTTCGGGCTCGCGACGCACCCGACGGACGCACTCAACGCCCGCATCACCCCGGACACCACCACCCCGCCGGCCGCCGCCACCTTCACCCTTTCCGTCCTCGCCGAGGACGACCACCTCACCATCCAGGCGCGCGGCAAGCAGTCCCGCCGTCCCGAGAACTACGAGGCGTTCTACACCCGCACGACCGGCATCTGGCAGACGGTCTGGCTGGAGCCGGTCGCGCCCGCGCACTTCGGCCGCCCGGTCATCCGTCCCGACCTCCCGTCGTCCTCGTTCGCGGTCGAGCTGGATGTCGTCTCTCCGTCCGCGGGACTCACGGCGCGCGTCGACATCCGCGACGCCGACGGCCTCGTCGTCACCCGCGAAGTCGAGGTGACGGCGCAGGTGAAGCCCGTGCTCACCCTCCCGATTCCGGCCGACCGCCTCCGCCCCTGGTCGCCCGAGGACCCGCACCTCTACACCGTGCGCTTCACCCTGCTGCGCGGGGAGGCCGTGGTCGACATCCTCGACAGCTACGCCGGGATGCGGTCCATCGCGATCGACGGCCGACGCGTCCTCCTCAACGGCCGGCCGGTCTTCCAGCGCTTGGTCCTCGACCAGGGCTACTGGCCCGACACCCTGATGACGGCGCCCAGTGACGACGCCCTCGTGGCCGACATCGAGCTCGGGATGGCCGCAGGCTTCAACGGCGCCCGCCTCCACCAGAAGGTGTTCGAGGAGCGCTACCTCTTCCACGCCGACCGGCTCGGCTACCTGGTCTGGGGCGAGTTCGCCGACTGGGGCGCCAAGGTCGGCCCTGGCGGCCCGCAGGAGCCGACGCTCTCGTTCGTCACCGAGTGGGTGGAGGCTCTCACCCGCGACCTGTCGCACCCGTCGATCGTCGGCTGGTGCCCGCTCAACGAGACGTTCGAGCCGCTGACCGACCGGCTGACCGTTCTGGACGACGCCACCAAGGCGCTCTACGCGATCACCAAGGCGATCGACCCGACCCGTCCCGTGATCGACGCGTCCGGCTACTCGCACCGCGTGCCCGGCGCCGACATCTACGACTCGCACCTGTACGAGCAGGATCCCGACGTCTTCGCGCAGCGCATGGGAGGCCTCGCGGACGGCCGCCCCTACGTCAACACCGCGCTCGACGGCGCCGAGTGGTCGGTCCCGTACGCCGGGCAACCCTACTTCTGCAGCGAGTTCGGTGGCATCTGGTGGTCGGACAGCGACCGCACCGGCGACGACTCCTGGGGGTACGGCGAGGCGCCGCGCACCCGCGAGGAGTGGCTGGACCGGTTCCGCCGGCTCGTGGACACGCTGCTCGACGACCCCGGCATGTTCGGCTACTGCTTCACCCAGCTCACGGACGTCTTCCAGGAGAAGAACGGCGTGCTCGACTTCCGGCGCGTTCCGAAGTTCGACCTCCGGCTCCTGCGCGACATCCAGTCGCGCCCCCCGGCGTATGAGCTCGACGACGTCCCGCCCCTCGATCCCTGA
- a CDS encoding ABC transporter substrate-binding protein produces MRKKLILAAAAVSAVALALAGCSSGDGSSSGKTTLTVVGFEGGGTELADIPQINADFHKKYPNITIDYKYVANGEYDQYNNTRLAAGTAADVLMTNATRVQQWQKQGYLADLSDQSWVKQLLPNVAPFGAINGKTYAFTQQNIPIGMYANLDILKKAGISQVPQTWPDFLDALQKLKAAGQPGLLLADQGGWTSEQLSLALAANLVDDKWGQGYDAGKTNWNPSFTPVFDHIKQLLTSGDVDGKLMNGIEPFNTGNADFAAGKWAFTIMGAWELQNFQQNAKFDFSLNPFPGGDAGSSPYGVTFVGSGWGVNAASQHTDAAKKYVAFMADPANDSRYLAAENSFTTLKNVPSPTMEKASAYVDAFNAGHSQVSPIEYLHFPTYEQEFWKVGTSLFNDPSQSTSTLLKQLDQTIPKTK; encoded by the coding sequence ATGCGCAAGAAACTGATCCTCGCCGCCGCCGCCGTCTCGGCGGTCGCGCTGGCGCTCGCCGGCTGCTCGTCGGGAGACGGCTCCAGCAGCGGCAAGACCACGCTGACGGTCGTCGGCTTCGAGGGCGGCGGTACCGAGCTCGCCGACATCCCCCAGATCAACGCTGATTTCCACAAGAAGTACCCGAACATCACGATCGACTACAAGTACGTCGCCAACGGTGAGTACGACCAGTACAACAACACCCGCCTCGCCGCGGGCACCGCCGCCGATGTCCTGATGACGAACGCGACCCGTGTGCAGCAGTGGCAGAAGCAGGGTTACCTCGCCGACCTGAGCGACCAGTCGTGGGTGAAGCAGCTTCTCCCCAACGTTGCCCCGTTCGGTGCGATCAACGGCAAGACCTACGCCTTCACCCAGCAGAACATCCCGATCGGGATGTACGCGAACCTCGACATCCTGAAGAAGGCCGGCATCAGCCAGGTCCCGCAGACCTGGCCTGACTTCCTGGACGCGCTGCAGAAGCTGAAGGCCGCCGGCCAGCCGGGCCTGCTGCTCGCCGACCAGGGCGGCTGGACCAGCGAGCAGCTTTCGCTGGCGCTCGCCGCGAACCTGGTGGACGACAAGTGGGGCCAGGGCTACGACGCGGGCAAGACCAACTGGAACCCGTCCTTCACCCCGGTTTTCGACCACATCAAGCAGCTGCTGACGTCGGGTGACGTCGACGGCAAGCTCATGAACGGCATCGAGCCGTTCAACACCGGCAACGCGGACTTCGCCGCCGGCAAGTGGGCCTTCACCATCATGGGCGCGTGGGAACTGCAGAACTTCCAGCAGAACGCGAAGTTCGACTTCTCGCTCAACCCGTTCCCGGGTGGCGACGCGGGCAGCAGCCCCTACGGCGTGACCTTCGTCGGCTCCGGCTGGGGCGTCAACGCGGCGAGCCAGCACACCGACGCGGCGAAGAAGTACGTCGCGTTCATGGCCGACCCGGCGAACGACAGCCGTTACCTTGCCGCCGAGAACTCCTTCACCACGCTGAAGAACGTCCCGAGCCCGACGATGGAGAAGGCGAGCGCCTACGTGGACGCCTTCAACGCCGGCCACTCGCAGGTGTCGCCGATCGAGTACCTGCACTTCCCGACCTACGAGCAGGAGTTCTGGAAGGTCGGCACCTCGCTCTTCAACGACCCGTCGCAGTCGACGAGCACGCTCCTGAAGCAGCTCGACCAGACGATCCCGAAGACGAAGTAG
- a CDS encoding carbohydrate ABC transporter permease produces the protein MQIRGRSAMVLIAPAALIFAVFVIYPLIRGVQLSFTDAIGPSGGNFVGLKNYLHALSDPTVLHALGNTIVYTIVVVIVQNGLALLVAFWLFKLERVRNFVRAGLLLPAMMAFVAVGYLWSYMYSPLGGPIDDVMDALGLHWLEPIWLGDPHTALMSIAAIYIWMFLGYTATIYLANYMAIDPALIEAANLDGAAGWRRFWSIDWRLLAPSFTINITLSVIGSLRVFDLPFIMTQGAPEDATQTLSLVIYNNSFANYQFAYGTTLAVLLLILTIVVGVTQATLLRRREADLA, from the coding sequence ATGCAAATCCGTGGCCGTTCCGCGATGGTGCTGATCGCGCCGGCAGCCCTCATCTTCGCCGTGTTCGTGATCTACCCGCTGATCCGCGGCGTGCAGCTCAGCTTCACCGACGCGATCGGGCCGAGCGGCGGCAACTTCGTCGGGCTGAAGAACTACCTGCACGCGCTCTCCGACCCGACCGTCCTGCACGCGCTCGGCAACACCATCGTCTACACGATCGTCGTGGTGATCGTGCAGAACGGACTCGCCCTCCTCGTCGCGTTCTGGCTGTTCAAGCTGGAGCGCGTGCGCAACTTCGTGCGCGCCGGCCTCCTGCTGCCCGCGATGATGGCGTTCGTCGCGGTCGGCTACCTCTGGTCGTACATGTACTCGCCGCTCGGTGGCCCGATCGACGACGTCATGGACGCCCTCGGCCTCCACTGGCTCGAGCCGATCTGGCTGGGCGACCCGCACACGGCGCTGATGTCGATCGCGGCCATCTATATCTGGATGTTCCTCGGCTACACCGCCACGATCTACCTCGCCAACTACATGGCGATCGATCCCGCGCTGATCGAGGCCGCGAACCTGGACGGCGCCGCGGGCTGGCGCCGGTTCTGGAGCATCGACTGGAGGCTCCTCGCCCCGTCGTTCACCATCAACATCACCCTCAGCGTCATCGGGTCGCTGCGGGTGTTCGACCTGCCGTTCATCATGACGCAGGGCGCCCCTGAGGACGCGACCCAGACGCTGAGCCTCGTCATCTACAACAACAGCTTCGCGAACTACCAATTCGCCTACGGCACCACGCTCGCCGTCCTGCTGCTGATCCTCACGATCGTCGTGGGGGTCACGCAGGCGACGCTGCTGCGCCGACGGGAGGCCGACCTCGCATGA
- a CDS encoding carbohydrate ABC transporter permease — MTALISQETEAAAGRRSAPEEPAPRAPRFRSRRFRTRASKVIASVILLAFTAVVLTPIWVLVMVSLHHGNSSPSNPFALPAPIDFQNYITAFQNMHYLRSVGNTLIITLATAVITVFAASLAAWAIVRHTRRWTRTLYQIFVSGLTIPIFVVLTPLYEVMQKLHLLDSYIGIVLAYTATIMPFAVFFFAGFLRTVPPELEEAAAVDGAGLIRTYWKIVFPLLRPATATLAIFVILQVWNDLILPLVLLSSDDKQTVTLAVYATIGTHTMSPEQLLPTLVLGVLPLFIVFLALQRYVVAGIAVGAGK, encoded by the coding sequence ATGACCGCACTCATCAGCCAGGAGACCGAGGCCGCAGCCGGCCGTCGCAGCGCTCCGGAGGAGCCGGCGCCCCGCGCGCCGCGGTTCCGTTCGCGCCGCTTCCGCACCCGCGCGTCGAAGGTCATCGCCTCCGTCATCCTGCTCGCCTTCACGGCCGTGGTCCTCACGCCGATCTGGGTGCTCGTCATGGTGTCGCTGCACCACGGGAACTCGTCCCCGTCGAACCCGTTCGCCCTCCCGGCACCGATCGACTTCCAGAACTACATCACCGCGTTCCAGAACATGCACTACCTGCGGAGCGTCGGCAACACCCTGATCATCACCCTCGCGACGGCGGTGATCACCGTGTTCGCGGCCTCCCTCGCGGCGTGGGCGATCGTGCGGCACACGCGGCGCTGGACGCGCACGCTCTACCAGATCTTCGTCTCCGGGCTCACCATCCCGATCTTCGTGGTCCTCACCCCGCTCTACGAGGTGATGCAGAAGCTTCACCTGCTGGACAGCTACATCGGGATCGTGCTCGCCTACACCGCGACGATCATGCCGTTCGCCGTGTTCTTCTTCGCCGGCTTCCTGCGCACCGTGCCGCCGGAGCTGGAGGAGGCCGCGGCCGTGGACGGCGCCGGGCTCATCCGCACCTACTGGAAGATCGTCTTCCCGCTGCTGCGCCCTGCGACGGCGACGCTGGCGATCTTCGTCATCCTGCAGGTCTGGAACGACCTCATCCTGCCCCTCGTCCTGCTGTCGTCGGACGACAAGCAGACCGTCACCCTCGCCGTCTACGCGACCATCGGCACCCACACGATGAGCCCGGAGCAGCTGCTCCCGACGCTCGTGCTGGGCGTGCTGCCGCTGTTCATCGTGTTCCTCGCGCTGCAGCGCTACGTGGTCGCCGGGATCGCGGTGGGGGCGGGGAAGTAG
- a CDS encoding MFS transporter, producing MTVRAAVTPTRRARALSPALILVGLLLVAGNLRAGITTVGPVLADIERDLGLTSVAASVLVSLPLLAFAVVSPLAPRLARRVGLEWALGLGLIGLAAGLVLRSLPGLAWLWGGTALIGVAIAVLNVVLPALVKRDFPTRIGQITGSYSAVQSIFAALAAGVAVPVAGMSALGWRLPLGMWAVLAVVAFAVLAPQLRRRTIATPGQDDVSVTAHDLDGTRWRSPWRSALGWQVTAFMGMQSVGFYVFITWLPSIETAAGVGPGEAGLHQLFLNGFGIVGSIGCSFLIPRFRDQRLLAMIAPALIVVSAAGILVAPQLSGVWTSLTGVAGGASIVLALSFFGLRTSHHSQAAALSGMAQTVGYAFAAAGPIAVGALHDATGSWSPALAVVIVLQVLLVVVGGFAGRARVVG from the coding sequence ATGACCGTCCGCGCCGCCGTCACCCCCACCCGTCGCGCCCGCGCTCTCTCCCCGGCCCTCATCCTCGTCGGCCTCCTGCTCGTCGCAGGCAACCTCCGCGCCGGCATCACGACCGTCGGCCCGGTGCTCGCCGACATCGAGCGGGACCTCGGGCTGACCTCCGTCGCCGCGTCGGTGCTCGTCAGCCTCCCGCTCCTCGCCTTCGCCGTCGTCTCACCGCTCGCGCCGCGCCTCGCCCGGCGCGTCGGTCTCGAGTGGGCGCTCGGGCTCGGCCTGATCGGGCTGGCCGCCGGGCTCGTGCTGCGCTCGCTCCCCGGGCTCGCGTGGCTGTGGGGCGGCACTGCGCTCATCGGCGTGGCGATCGCGGTCCTCAACGTCGTGCTCCCCGCACTGGTGAAGCGCGACTTCCCGACCCGGATCGGCCAGATCACCGGGTCGTACTCCGCCGTCCAGTCGATCTTCGCCGCGCTGGCCGCGGGCGTCGCAGTGCCGGTCGCGGGCATGTCCGCGCTCGGCTGGCGGCTGCCGCTCGGGATGTGGGCGGTGCTCGCCGTCGTCGCGTTCGCTGTGCTCGCGCCGCAGCTCCGCCGCCGCACCATCGCAACTCCCGGCCAGGACGACGTGAGCGTGACCGCCCACGACCTCGACGGCACCCGCTGGCGCTCCCCGTGGCGGTCGGCGCTCGGCTGGCAGGTCACCGCGTTCATGGGGATGCAGTCGGTCGGCTTCTACGTCTTCATCACTTGGCTGCCGTCGATCGAGACCGCGGCGGGCGTCGGCCCGGGGGAGGCCGGCCTCCACCAGCTCTTCCTCAACGGATTCGGCATCGTCGGCAGCATCGGCTGCTCGTTCCTCATCCCGCGTTTCCGCGACCAGCGCCTCCTCGCCATGATCGCGCCAGCGCTGATCGTCGTATCGGCCGCCGGCATCCTGGTCGCGCCGCAGCTCTCCGGCGTGTGGACGAGCCTGACCGGCGTCGCGGGCGGCGCGAGCATCGTGCTGGCCCTCTCGTTCTTCGGACTCCGGACCAGCCACCATTCGCAGGCGGCTGCGCTGTCCGGGATGGCGCAGACCGTCGGCTACGCCTTCGCGGCCGCCGGCCCGATCGCCGTCGGCGCGCTGCATGACGCGACCGGGTCGTGGAGCCCGGCGCTCGCGGTGGTCATCGTGCTCCAGGTGCTGCTGGTGGTCGTCGGCGGGTTCGCCGGGCGCGCGCGAGTGGTCGGCTGA